The nucleotide window CTCTCAGCTCCAGAAAAAAACATGGCCAGCTTCTAAAATCCTTTGCTAACAGACTGTAGTTGAAGGACTGACATCTCAATCCACTTGCATCCAGGAAGACAACTCCACAAAGAGACATGGACACTGGTCCAGGTTCCACGTGAAACCATTTTAGACAAAATGGGCCCATTTTGTTGCTATATTCCCCGGTGGCTTCTGGAATTCTTCTTTTGCCCTGTCCGTGGTTATTTAAAGTCGTGCTCCTTTTCAGAAAACCTGTACCCTCAGAAATGGACAAAGGCCAAGGCCTCGGTCTTCTCAGGAATTCCACGGAAACCTAGATCCTAGAGGCTGATTCAATGGAGGTGAAGAGACCCACCCCCCCAGCAGGGAGGTCCTGAGATGTTGTCAGGCCAGGACACCTAGGTGGAACACAGACGCTGCTGTCATGGACCGACCTGGGGAAGGCCAGTGTCCCCCGGGCACGGGCGGCTCTGTCCCCTGCAGGGCTAGCCTGGGTTGGGGTGGTGGTGAAGAACCAACCCAGCTGCAAACTACGGAAGCTGAGACGATTTTGCTCAGGTTGTCTCCTTTCTGCGGCTGCTGTCAGTGCCTTGGAACTTTGCTGCTTTTCTCTAATTGCGACTGTTCTTTTTGTGGTTATTTCTCTTAATTAACTGTATTGTTTTTTAACTGTGTGTTCTCCCGACGGGGCCTCCTTGCTCCGCCTCCACCGGCTCCCTGGGGACGAGCAGGAAGGGGACTCCGCGGCGGCCCCGGGGACAGGGacggcgggcgggggtgggggggcccggcGGGGAAGCGGCGCTTCAATCCTCGTCCACCTCCTCGCCCTCCGACTCGTCCCCGCCGCGGCGCTCATACAGCTTATCGCGCTGCCGTTCCTGGATCTCCTTCATCTCGTCGGCGTACCGGCAGAAGGCGCCCCCGAACTTGCCCCAGGCCTTGAAGGGCACGGTGATGGCGTTCCGGTAGGACGGCTTCACCTCGCTCACGCGCAGGAACACGCCGTACTTGTTGCAACCCACGTCGAAGAAGAATCGCTTGGAGTCCACGGTGATGGACGTGCCCTCCGGGAGCTCCCCGTACaggccgccgcccgcgccccccgcgccgccgcccgcgccccccgccagCTCGTCGTCGTCGCCGCCGTAGTCGTCGATGAGCTTGGCCAGCGCGTCCCGGAACTCGATGAGGCCCTGTGCCGGCAGCGCGATGGTCTGGCCGCTCTGCAGGCCGCCgggccccgggccgccgccgccgcggttCACCGTCTGGCGGATGCGCAGGAAGCGGCCGCGCTGGTTCTCCTTCAGGTCCAGGTAGTACTTGCGGTTCTCGCGCACCAGGAACTCGCTCTTGAGCGCGCGCCGCGGCCCGCCGCCCTCCTcggcgcccgccgccgccgccgccacctgcTCGGGGCTGCTGGGGCCCAGCTGCGCGTAGTGCTCGATGAAGTCGCCCAGGTAGTCGCGGAACTCGGCGGCCACCGCCATGGACAGCGTTAGGCGGCTTTTGGAGCCCCCCGCGCCCACCTCGGCGATCTTCAGGAAGCGGCCCTTGGCGTTCTGTTTCACGTCCAGGTAGAAGCGCTTGTTCTGGATGTCCAGCCGCTTCGAGGCTAGCTCCTGCGTCTCCTGCTCGCCGCCGCGGGCCGCGGGCTGGAAGCCGccgggcccgccgccgccgccgcgttcgCTGCCACTATCGCCGTCCGCCATCttctcggccgccgccgccgccgcgcctcggcctccgccgccgccgcctgctgCGCTCGCGCCCGCCCTCCGCCCTGCGGCTCGCTCTCCGGGGCCCCCAGCCTCGCCCGCCGGCCGCTCACGCGCTCCCGCCGCTCAtcgccggccgccgccgccgccgccgccccccatCGCCCCGCGCTCCGCCCCGCCACTTCCGCCGAGCTCGCGCCAGCTTCCGGCGCGCACCCCCTGACGCCACCTGCCCCGCCCAAACGTCCTCGCGGCTGGAAGCGCCGCGCTCGGCGGAGGCGGTGGCGGGGGGGCGCAGGAAGGTGACGTCGCAGCGCGCGGCGCGCTGGGAAGCGGAGAGCGTCCCGGCTGGGAAGGGCGCGGGAGGGTGCGGGCGTGGCGGTGTGCGTGCCTTCGCGGTCGCGGGCCTGCTGGGTGCTAGACTTGTTAACATAAGCGTCCTCCCTCGTAGGCACAGGTGCCTCAGGGCAGCGGGCCACGGACGGGTGAAGCCGGGGCCATCCGTGTTCGGAACAAAGCTGGTCTCGTAGCGTTGCTGGGCAACGGCCCGGAGCGGCGTTGCGCGGCCCGTGGGCGCGGTGACGTCATCGCGCGAGCGGGTGGGCC belongs to Canis lupus baileyi chromosome 15, mCanLup2.hap1, whole genome shotgun sequence and includes:
- the PURB gene encoding transcriptional regulator protein Pur-beta, which gives rise to MADGDSGSERGGGGGPGGFQPAARGGEQETQELASKRLDIQNKRFYLDVKQNAKGRFLKIAEVGAGGSKSRLTLSMAVAAEFRDYLGDFIEHYAQLGPSSPEQVAAAAAGAEEGGGPRRALKSEFLVRENRKYYLDLKENQRGRFLRIRQTVNRGGGGPGPGGLQSGQTIALPAQGLIEFRDALAKLIDDYGGDDDELAGGAGGGAGGAGGGLYGELPEGTSITVDSKRFFFDVGCNKYGVFLRVSEVKPSYRNAITVPFKAWGKFGGAFCRYADEMKEIQERQRDKLYERRGGDESEGEEVDED